The Alteromonas stellipolaris genome includes a region encoding these proteins:
- the aat gene encoding leucyl/phenylalanyl-tRNA--protein transferase, translating to MIALPYLDIDTPFPPVSEALDDPNGLLAFGADLSAQRLFSAYSSGIFPWFSDDEPLLWWSPNPRSIIELDEFVCSKSLRKLARQKRYKVTLNNAFDSVINACANIPRKNPNSQAPSQDTWITEDMQKAYSYLHQLGLAHSVEVWDGEVLVGGLYGVGVGKVYCGESMFHKQSNTSKLAMLALVEHMKRNKMAFIDCQLPTDHLSSLGAKTIFRNEFIEKLQTSNHTLTEEGSLTTDYMHQWHPQVITP from the coding sequence ATGATAGCGCTGCCTTATTTAGACATTGATACACCCTTCCCCCCTGTATCTGAAGCACTTGACGATCCAAACGGCCTACTAGCCTTTGGCGCAGATCTTAGTGCCCAGCGTCTTTTTTCGGCCTATTCTAGCGGTATATTCCCCTGGTTTAGCGATGATGAACCCTTGTTGTGGTGGTCACCTAATCCACGCTCTATTATCGAATTAGATGAGTTTGTTTGCTCAAAAAGTTTACGCAAACTAGCGCGGCAGAAGCGCTACAAGGTTACGTTGAATAACGCTTTCGATTCTGTGATTAATGCCTGTGCCAATATTCCACGAAAGAATCCAAATTCACAGGCGCCCAGTCAAGACACTTGGATAACTGAAGACATGCAAAAAGCTTACAGTTATTTACATCAGCTTGGGTTGGCTCATTCTGTTGAAGTGTGGGATGGTGAAGTGTTGGTAGGAGGTTTATACGGCGTAGGTGTAGGGAAAGTGTATTGCGGTGAGTCTATGTTTCACAAACAAAGCAATACCTCTAAGTTGGCTATGCTAGCGTTAGTTGAGCACATGAAACGTAACAAGATGGCATTCATTGATTGTCAGTTGCCAACGGATCATCTTAGCTCGCTAGGTGCAAAAACTATTTTCCGTAACGAATTTATTGAAAAACTGCAGACTAGCAACCACACTCTAACCGAAGAAGGCTCTCTAACTACCGACTACATGCATCAGTGGCATCCGCAGGTTATTACACCGTGA
- a CDS encoding arginyltransferase, giving the protein MRFGITQSFDCSYLPNQQEQLLVYAESDNQLAWRYGQLIQVGFRRSGEQIYRPHCPDCHACESVRVPVATFRPSKSQKRILNRNQHFVVTSAKSANHLYYPLYEKYICARHTDGSMYPPSSEQFENFILCEWKRPQFIEAYDGDTLIAVAVTDTIDNGEEHQALSALYTFYDPDYHSSSLGTWMIMMQIEQAKQQERDFVYLGYYVEECQKMSYKHNFFPYEQFSGNKWHRFDKKPA; this is encoded by the coding sequence GTGAGATTTGGAATTACGCAATCTTTTGATTGTAGCTATTTGCCCAATCAACAAGAACAATTACTGGTTTATGCCGAATCAGATAACCAGCTTGCGTGGCGTTACGGCCAACTTATTCAAGTAGGGTTTAGACGCAGTGGCGAACAAATCTACCGCCCACACTGCCCAGACTGCCATGCCTGTGAATCGGTGAGAGTACCTGTGGCCACGTTTCGCCCTTCTAAAAGTCAAAAGCGCATTCTTAATCGCAATCAACATTTTGTGGTAACCAGTGCAAAAAGCGCCAATCATTTGTATTACCCGTTGTACGAGAAATACATTTGCGCCCGTCACACCGATGGCAGCATGTACCCGCCTTCTAGCGAACAGTTTGAAAACTTTATCTTGTGCGAATGGAAACGCCCACAATTTATTGAAGCCTACGATGGCGATACGTTAATTGCGGTTGCAGTAACAGACACCATCGACAATGGTGAAGAGCATCAAGCCTTATCGGCACTTTATACTTTTTACGATCCTGATTATCACTCATCGTCTCTTGGGACGTGGATGATCATGATGCAAATCGAGCAGGCAAAGCAACAAGAACGAGATTTTGTCTACTTGGGATATTACGTAGAAGAATGCCAAAAAATGTCTTATAAGCACAATTTTTTCCCTTATGAGCAATTTTCTGGCAACAAATGGCACCGTTTTGATAAAAAACCTGCTTAA
- the infA gene encoding translation initiation factor IF-1: MAKEDCIEMEGTVQDTLPNTMFRVELENGHVVTAHISGKMRKNYIRILTGDKVTVEMTPYDLTKGRIIYRAR; this comes from the coding sequence ATGGCAAAAGAAGATTGTATTGAAATGGAAGGTACGGTTCAAGACACCCTACCTAATACTATGTTCCGTGTTGAACTAGAGAATGGTCACGTAGTGACAGCACACATTTCTGGTAAGATGCGTAAAAACTATATCCGAATTCTTACTGGCGATAAGGTCACTGTTGAGATGACTCCTTATGACCTAACAAAAGGTCGTATCATTTATCGCGCCAGATAA
- the clpA gene encoding ATP-dependent Clp protease ATP-binding subunit ClpA — MLNKELEQTLNDAFVFAREHRHEFMTVEHLLLALLDNSAAREALHACGADIEAIKSELISFVKDTTPLILDEQMNERETQPTLGFQRVLQRAVFHVQSSGKEEVTGANVLVAIFSEQESQAVFILKKSDVTRLDIVNFISHGVSKAEDDAPINSDSGEEGDGAEESGSALSKYATDLNRHAKEGKVDPLIGRDKEVERTIQILCRRRKNNPLLVGEAGVGKTAIAEGLAYRIVNEDVPEVISNSTVYSLDLGGLLAGTKYRGDFEKRLKAILKELSKDEDAILFIDEIHTIIGAGAASGGVMDASNLLKPKLSSGELRCIGSTTYQEYQGIFEKDRALARRFQKVDVTEPSVSDTTKILLGLKSRYEDHHNVRYTQKAIQAAAELSAKYINERHLPDKAIDVMDEAGASQRLLPQSKRKKTIGVGDIEQIIAKMARIPEKSVSASDKEVLKNLGRNLKMMVFGQDKAIETLNDAILLSRSGLGAEEKPIGSFLFAGPTGVGKTEVTQQLAKIMGVELVRFDMSEYMERHAVSRLIGAPPGYVGFEQGGLLTDAVIKNPYSVVLLDEIEKAHSDIYNILLQVMDHGTLTDNNGRKVDFRNVVLVMTTNAGVQETVRKSIGFKQQDHSHDALSEINKVFTPEFRNRLDGIIWFNHLDAEVILQVVDKFIIELQAQLDVKGVSLEVTPAARAYLAEKGYDKSMGARPMSRLIKEEIKKELANELLFGELTKGGDVKVDLNDDKLEFEYSGVDAVKEETESS, encoded by the coding sequence ATGTTAAATAAAGAATTAGAACAAACGTTGAATGATGCGTTTGTATTTGCCAGAGAACACCGCCATGAGTTTATGACGGTCGAGCATTTATTGCTGGCGCTACTTGATAACTCGGCAGCCCGTGAAGCACTGCATGCCTGTGGTGCGGATATTGAAGCAATTAAAAGTGAGCTGATCTCTTTCGTTAAAGACACTACCCCGTTGATTCTTGACGAGCAAATGAACGAACGAGAAACCCAGCCTACCTTAGGTTTTCAGCGCGTGCTCCAACGTGCAGTCTTCCATGTGCAATCATCTGGTAAAGAAGAAGTCACTGGTGCCAATGTACTAGTCGCTATTTTCAGTGAGCAAGAGTCTCAAGCCGTATTCATTCTTAAAAAGTCTGATGTAACCCGCTTAGATATCGTTAACTTTATTAGTCACGGTGTAAGTAAAGCCGAAGATGACGCACCCATTAATTCAGACTCTGGTGAAGAAGGTGATGGTGCGGAAGAAAGTGGTTCGGCATTAAGTAAGTACGCTACCGATTTAAATCGCCATGCCAAAGAAGGCAAAGTAGACCCATTAATTGGACGCGATAAAGAAGTAGAGCGCACCATTCAGATTTTATGTCGTCGTAGAAAGAATAACCCGCTATTGGTGGGTGAAGCTGGCGTAGGTAAAACCGCTATTGCTGAAGGGTTGGCTTATCGCATTGTAAACGAAGACGTGCCCGAGGTTATCAGTAACAGTACCGTTTACTCGCTAGATTTAGGTGGCCTGCTAGCCGGTACTAAATACCGTGGTGATTTCGAGAAACGCTTAAAAGCGATATTGAAAGAATTGTCGAAAGACGAAGACGCTATTTTGTTTATTGATGAAATTCATACCATCATTGGTGCTGGTGCAGCATCGGGAGGTGTTATGGATGCATCTAACTTGCTGAAGCCTAAGCTTTCAAGCGGTGAACTTCGTTGTATTGGCTCGACAACTTATCAGGAATACCAAGGTATTTTTGAAAAAGACAGAGCCTTGGCCCGTCGTTTCCAAAAAGTGGATGTGACTGAGCCAAGCGTTAGTGATACCACCAAAATTCTACTTGGCCTTAAAAGCCGATATGAAGATCATCACAACGTACGCTACACGCAAAAAGCTATTCAGGCGGCAGCTGAACTATCGGCTAAGTACATTAACGAACGCCATCTGCCGGATAAAGCTATTGACGTGATGGACGAAGCAGGTGCAAGCCAGCGCTTGTTGCCACAATCGAAACGTAAGAAAACGATTGGGGTAGGGGATATTGAGCAGATTATTGCGAAAATGGCCCGAATCCCTGAAAAGTCTGTGTCAGCGTCTGACAAAGAAGTACTTAAGAACCTTGGCCGCAACCTTAAAATGATGGTGTTTGGTCAAGACAAGGCCATAGAGACGCTTAACGACGCTATATTGCTGTCCCGTTCTGGGTTAGGTGCTGAAGAAAAGCCTATTGGTAGTTTCTTGTTTGCAGGGCCTACGGGAGTTGGTAAAACCGAAGTTACGCAGCAACTCGCTAAAATTATGGGCGTTGAGTTGGTTCGTTTCGATATGTCTGAGTACATGGAGCGCCACGCGGTTAGTCGTTTAATTGGTGCACCTCCAGGTTATGTTGGTTTTGAGCAAGGTGGATTGTTAACCGATGCTGTGATTAAAAACCCATACTCTGTGGTACTGCTAGATGAAATTGAGAAAGCGCACAGTGATATCTACAACATTCTGTTGCAGGTAATGGATCACGGTACGCTTACCGACAACAATGGCCGTAAAGTAGACTTCAGAAATGTAGTATTGGTAATGACGACCAATGCGGGTGTGCAGGAAACGGTGCGCAAGTCTATTGGCTTTAAACAGCAAGATCATAGCCACGATGCGCTATCTGAAATCAATAAGGTGTTTACCCCTGAATTCAGAAACCGCTTAGACGGTATTATCTGGTTTAATCACCTTGATGCTGAGGTTATCTTGCAGGTTGTCGATAAGTTCATTATTGAGCTTCAGGCGCAGCTGGACGTTAAAGGTGTATCTTTAGAGGTTACCCCCGCAGCTAGAGCTTATTTAGCCGAGAAGGGCTACGACAAGTCCATGGGTGCACGTCCTATGTCTCGCTTAATCAAAGAAGAGATTAAGAAAGAGCTAGCGAATGAATTGCTGTTTGGTGAATTAACTAAAGGCGGCGACGTTAAAGTAGATTTGAACGACGATAAGTTGGAGTTTGAATATTCAGGCGTTGATGCAGTTAAGGAAGAAACAGAGTCTAGCTAA
- the clpS gene encoding ATP-dependent Clp protease adapter ClpS: protein MSRDNAISIEREKLKDAQRQKTQPPPMYKVLLNNDDYTPMDFVIEVLIQFFNMDAEKAHQIMLTVHYQGKAVCGIFTAEIAETKVMQVNQYARKHSHPLMCTMEQA from the coding sequence ATGAGTAGAGACAACGCCATTAGCATCGAAAGGGAAAAACTCAAAGACGCGCAGCGCCAAAAAACGCAGCCGCCGCCAATGTATAAAGTGTTGTTGAACAACGACGATTACACGCCAATGGATTTTGTAATTGAAGTGCTCATACAATTTTTTAATATGGATGCTGAGAAAGCGCATCAAATAATGCTAACAGTACACTACCAAGGTAAGGCGGTTTGTGGCATTTTTACTGCTGAGATAGCAGAAACCAAGGTGATGCAGGTGAATCAGTATGCACGTAAGCACAGTCATCCGCTTATGTGTACTATGGAACAGGCGTAA
- the cspD gene encoding cold shock domain-containing protein CspD: MAIGKVKWFNNAKGFGFIVPEDGGEDIFAHYSTIQMEGYRSLKAGQEVTYDVQQGPKGLHAENIGFKEEPER; encoded by the coding sequence ATGGCGATTGGCAAAGTTAAATGGTTTAACAACGCGAAAGGATTTGGTTTTATTGTACCTGAAGATGGTGGCGAAGATATTTTCGCACACTACTCAACCATCCAAATGGAAGGATATCGCTCACTTAAAGCTGGTCAAGAAGTCACGTATGACGTGCAACAGGGCCCTAAAGGCTTACACGCCGAAAACATAGGCTTTAAAGAAGAACCAGAGCGTTAA